GGGCACCGCGACACTGGACGGGCACCCCCTTCGTCAGGACACGTCGGTCTACCGCCAGATCGGTCTGGTCCCCGTGCAGGAGTCGGTCTACGACTTCCTCACCGCGCGGCAGCTGGTGCGGCTCAACGCCGACCTGCACAAGATCCCCTCGGCCGGAGCGGCGACCGACCACGCCCTGCAACTCGTTGACCTCGTCGGGGCCGCCGACCGCAAGATCTCGACCTTCAGCAAGGGGATGCGCCAGCGGGTCAAGATGGCGTCGGCCCTGGTGCACGACCCCCAGGTCCTGCTGCTCGACGAGCCCTTCAACGGCATGGACCCGATCCAGCGGCACGCCATGGCCACGCTGCTCGCGGACTACGCAACGCAGGGGCGCACCATCGTCTTCAGCTCGCACATCCTCGAGGAGGTGGAGTCCTTGGCCGGGCAGATCGAGGTGATCGTCTCGGGACGGCACGCGGCCTCCGGTGACCGCACCGCCATCCGGCGGCTGATGACCGACCGGCCCAACCAGTACCGCATCCGCAGCAGCGACAACCGCCGCCTGGCGGCCGCGCTCATGGCCGGCGCCAGCGTGCGAGGGGTGCGGCTGCACGGTGACCGCCACCTCGAGCTCGAGGCCGACGACTTCGGCGGCTTCGCGCGCATCGTGCCCCGGGTGGCCCGGGAGCACGACATCCGCATCCTGGAG
The genomic region above belongs to Janibacter limosus and contains:
- a CDS encoding ABC transporter ATP-binding protein, with amino-acid sequence MSTLRLDSVSRWYGNVVAVNDVTMEVGQGITGLLGPNGAGKSTVLSIMAGLLSPSAGTATLDGHPLRQDTSVYRQIGLVPVQESVYDFLTARQLVRLNADLHKIPSAGAATDHALQLVDLVGAADRKISTFSKGMRQRVKMASALVHDPQVLLLDEPFNGMDPIQRHAMATLLADYATQGRTIVFSSHILEEVESLAGQIEVIVSGRHAASGDRTAIRRLMTDRPNQYRIRSSDNRRLAAALMAGASVRGVRLHGDRHLELEADDFGGFARIVPRVAREHDIRILELTPTDESLESIFGYLVSR